From the Streptomyces sp. 846.5 genome, the window TCAAACCCCTCGACCCCAGTCCATACAGGCTTGCGGTCGCGCTAAGGCCCCCTTAAGAAAGAGCCGGGCAAGAGGGAATTCATCGTCATCCTGTACAAAGCAGGCAACTCCGCCGACGCGCCCGTCGTCCTTGCAGACATGGCGAACGATGCGATCCAGGCGGAGCCCCGACCCGGCGCCGACGTCCGGTACCGGTGGGTGCTGGTCGGATGGGCGCTGTTGTGGTTCCTGGTGGACCTGCCCGGGGGCGGGTACTCGTGGCACTACTTCGCCCACGGGAGCGCCCTGCTGTTCGACGGTTCGGCGGCCTCGCCGCCGGGCGGGATGCACCTCTACGCCAACTACCCCGACCTGCAGATCGGCCCGGTGGCCATCGTCTGCGCCCAGCTGCTGCGGATGATCGGCCCCTCGAACGGGGTGGTCGCCGGGCAGGTGGTGATGTCGGTCTGCGGACTGCTGGTCCTGTTCCTGCTGGAGCGATCCGCGGTCCTGCTCCACCCGGAGCTGGCGCGCAGGCCGCAGGCCCTGCGGCGCACCGTGGTGCTGGCCGGCGGGGTCTTCCTGGTCCTGTGGGAGTCCCTGGCCGTGCACTACGGGCACCTCGACGACGTGCTGGCGCTGCTCTTCGCCGCTCTCGCCGTGCGCGCCCTGGCGGCGGACTCGCCGGCGCTGACCGGCCTGTGCCTGGGGCTGGCCGTCGACTCCAAGCCCTGGGCCCTGGTCTTCCTGCCGCTGGTCCTGGTCGCAGGCCGGAGCCGGTGCCGCTATGTGGCCGTCTACGCCGTCGGCACCGTACTGCTGGTCTGGCTGCCCTTCGTACTCGCCGACTTCGGCACGCTGGGCGCCGCCCAGTACGCCATCGTCAACGAACCCTCCTCCGCCCTCCGGGCGCTGGGTGTCGCCACGCCCGGGACGCCGTCCTGGGACCGGACCGCCCAGCTGGTGCTGGGCTGCGCGCTCGGACTGCTGGCGGTGGCGCGGCGGCGGTGGCCCGCGGTGCTGCTGCTGGGCATCGGCGCGCGGATCGTGCTGGACCCCGGCGTCTACGACTACTACACGACCGGAATCCTCTTCGGCGCCCTGTGCTGGGAACTGCTCGGGCTGCGGCGGCCGGTCCCGTACTGGTCGCTCGCCTCCTTCCCCGCCCTGTACCTGGCGCCGCGGATCACCGACGACGCGGCGCTGCTGGGGAATCTGCGGCTGTGGCTGGTGCTGGCGCTGGCCGCCGGGGTGCTGCTGATGCCGCAGCGCTGGTGCGCCGAGCTGCAGGGCCCCGAGCCCGCGCGGCCGGGATTCGAGGGGCTGCGTGCGGAGCCGGGAGGGCGACTGTCTACATTCATGTAGACGTCATAACCAAATTCAAGATCCCGTCACATGTTCGACCCTTAGATTGCTTGCGGCGAGCACCCGCCTGAGCTGAGCTGAGCCGCACCCGCCCCTTCAAGCATTCGGAGCAGAGCCACCCGTGGTGACCATCAGCAGAGAGCAGGGCGCGGTCACAGCGGCCCGCCCCGGGACACCGCCCGGTCCCCCTCCCCCTCGGACTCCCGCTCCTGGTCCCTGGTTCCTCCGCGTCCTGGCGACTCCTGCGTGCGCGGTCTCGGTGTCCGTGCTGGGCATCCTGCTGATGGCGCTGGTGGGAGCGAGCGCGCCGAACGACCACACGGTCGCGGTGCGACTGCCGCTCTCCGTGCTGCCGCCCCTGTCGGCGAGTACCTCCACGCTGGTGATGATCGCTGCGATAGCCGCGCAGGCGCTGGGACTGCTGGGCATGCTCACCGCGATGGGCCACGGCTGGCGGCCCGGCGTGCCCCGGCTGTTCGCGGCCGGCGCCGCTGCCGTGGTGCTCTGCAGTTCCCTGGCCCCCATCGGCTCCGCGGACATCGCGAGCTATGCCGCCTACGGTCGCATCGCCGCCCTCGGCGGCGACCCCTATCGCCTGAGCCCGGCCGACCTGGGCGGCGGCTACGCGCAGTTGGTCAGCCCCAGCTGGTTGCACGCGCCCTCCGTCTACGGGCCGCTGGCGACCTGGATCCAGCAGGCGGCCGCGGCGGTCGGCGGCGACCGGCCCTGGCTGACGATCTGGCTGCTGATGCTCGCCAACGCGGCCGCGTTCCTGGCCACCGGCCTGCTGCTGGTGCGGGTGGCCAGGGACGGAAGCCGCGCCGCCCTGCTGTGGGTGGCCAACCCGCTGCTGATCGGGCTCCTGGTCGCCGGCGGTCATCTGGACACCTTCGTGGCCCTGCTCGCCGCGGCCGCCCTGGTCGTCAGCAAGCGGGTCGGCAGCAGGCGGGTCGTCAGCTGGCGGGCGGATGCCTGGTACCGGGACGCGACCGTCGGCGTGCTCCTCGGGCTGGCCTGCGGTCTCAAGGTCAGCACCGGTCTGGTGGTCGCGGGGGTGGTCTTCGCGCTACTGCTGGAGCGCGCCTGGGCACGGGCGCTCCGCCTGTCCGCCGCGGCGGCTCTCACCGTTCTGGTGCTCTACGCCGGTTACGGCATGCACGCGCTCACCCCGCTGGGGGCGGCCGCCCATCTGGTCTCCGTCCCCTCGCTCTGGCAGGGCGTGCACCTGCTCGGCAACTCCACCGTGGGCGGCGCCGTGACGGATGCCGTCATCGGCCTGGCCTGGCCGGTGGTGACGGTCGCCGTCGCCCGGTGGCTGCGTCCCCGGCTGCCGCGGGCGACCCCCCTCGTGCTGGGGATCCCGTTCGTCCTGTCGCTGGCCTGGGTGCTGGCCGCCCCGTGGTCCATGCCCTGGTACACCGCGGTCAGCTGGCTCTGCGCCGCGGTACTGCCCCGCAACGCGCTGGTCGGCTGGCTGCTGGCGGCCACGACGTTCCTCGCGCTGATGCACAACACCGGTGGACGGGGATGGGCCTGGTGACAAGTCCCCTTGTCGATGTAGCCATCATCCCCGGCCCGCGCCGGCCGTACGCCGCCCCGGCGCTCGCTCCGGCCCCCGGGTCGGTCGGCCGAGGACCGGCTCGCTCCCGGCGCTGGGCGTGGCTGCGCCATCCGGTCGTGGCGGCCGTGCTTCTGGCGGCGACGGTCCAGGCCGGATGGGCGCTCTGGCTGGCGACCAACGGCGGCGACATGGCCGCCCAGTACGCCTGGGAGCAGTTCGCCGCGGCCCACCCGGGGTCGGCCTACGATCTCGCCTGGTACGGCGGGATGCACCCGGCCTCCTACAGCGTGATCACCCCCTATCTGATGGCCTTTCTGGGGGTGCGCGCCACCGGGGTGATCGCCGGGACGCTCGCGGCGGCACTGCTCGCCCGGCTGCTGATGCGCGCCGCAGTCCCCCGCCCGCTCCTGCCCGCCCTGTGCGGCGCGGTGGCGCTGGCCTGCAACACGGCATCCGGACGGATCACCTTCGCGGTCGGCACCCTCGTCGCCCTTGCCGCGGTCCTGACCGTCTACGAGACCCGCGGGGCGTCCCGACCGCGGGCCGCGGTGGCCGGCCTGCTCGGCGTCGTCGCGACCCTGGCCAGCCCGGTGGACGGCCTGTTCCTGCTGGCCATCGCCCCAGCGCTGTTCCTGACCGGAAGACGCGCGGCCGCCGTCGTCCTGGCCGCCGGACCACCCCTGGTGGTGGGGGTCACCGCGCTGCTCTTCCCCTTCTACGGCGTGCAGCCCTACATCCTGCTGCAGCTCGCCCTGGTGCTGGCCACCACCCTGCCGCTGGCTCTGCTGGCCCCGGCGTCCTGGCGGGCGGTACGGATCGGGGCCTCGACCTACGCGCTCGGCAATCTGTTCACCGTCCTGATCCCCTCCCCGATCGGCAGCAACGTGGAGCGGCTCGCGCTGCTGTTCGGAGCGACCCTGCTGCTGGCCGCGGCGCGGGCGGCAAGCGGGCGCCGGGCACGCGCCCTGTGGATCGCCTTCGGGATCGCCCTGTCCTGGCAGACCATCCAGCCGCTGACGGACATCGCCGTCGCCGCGCCCGCCGCCGGATGGACGCAGTACGCCAAACCGCTGGCCGCCGAACTGACCAAGCTGGGGGCCGAGCAGGGCCGCGTCGAGGTCGTGGGAACCGCCTCGCACGTCGAGGCGTCAAGCCTGGCGTCCACCGTGGAGCTGGCCCGGGGGTGGAACCGGCAGGCGGACCTCACCCGCAACCCGCTCTTCTACAACGGCACCCTGGACGACGCCAACTACCATGCCTGGCTCAGGAACTGGGCCGTGGACTACGTCGTGCTCCCGGACACCGGATTCTACGACTACGCCTCGACGGCCGAGAGCCGCATCGTCGCCTCCGGGCAGCCGTGGCTCGATCCGGTGTGGAGCGACGCGCACTGGAAGGTCTACCGGGTCGCGGACGCGCTTCCGCTCGCCGACGCCCCGGCCACCGTGGTCGACGCGGGCCAGGTCTCACTGACGCTCCAGATGTCCGCACCCGGAACCGTGCTGGTGCGGATCGCCTGGTCGCCCTGGCTGACCGTACTCGGCACCGGGACGGGATGCCTCACCCCCGACGGCGCCTGGACCCGCCTGACCGTACAGACCCCGGGCATCGTCCACATCGGCACCGCCTACGCCCTCCCTCGGGGCACCCCGTGCCCCGAGGCCGCCACGACCGACGGCTGAGGCGCCGTCCGGCCCGTACGGGCACCCTCACCAGGCCGGGAGCAGCATTCCCGATTTCGCTACAAGTTCCGAAATTATTCCGGACGGGGCTCGCCACGCCGCCGAAACACACCCTTCATACCGTCACTGTCAGCCACAAGGGCCACATGAGGCCCATCAGGCCAAAAATGCTACTTTCACCGGAAATCACCCAGGAGCCCCGAGTGCCCGACCTCTCCAGACGCGGCGCCCTCCGGCTGACCGCCGGCATGGCCCTCAGCTGCACCCTCGCTGCCTGTGGGCGCGGCGGTGCCACCGCTGCGCCGACCGCCGCCAAGTCCGTCGACGCCTCCCCGGCCACCGGAACCATCAGTGTCTGGGCCCCGCAGGGCGACGCGAACGTGCTCGACTCGGTCATCAAGCCCTTCAAGGCCCAGAACCCGGGCGTGGACGTGAAGTTCACTCTGATCCCGAACGCCGAGTACTACACCAAGCTCCAGGCGGCGATCGCGGCGGGCAAGGGGCCCGATGTCGCCCAGTTCTTCCCCGAGTCGCAGGCGCAGTTCCTGGATCCGTCGATCCTGCAGGCCGTTCCGAGCGGCCTCGTCGACTCGGGCAGCTTCTTCAGGAGTCTCTGGGATGCCGGTGTCGCCAAAGGCGTCGCCTACACGGTGCCCTGGTACGCCTACACCTACGCGCTCGTCTACCGCGCCGACCTCGCCAGGAAGGCGGGCGTCAAGGCGCCGACCAGGTGGGCGGAGATGGTGCCGTTCTTCAAGGCGCTCCAGGGTGCCGGAGCCCGGCACGGCCTCGGCGCGGACATCGGCTGGGACATCTTCAACGGCCAGGACGTCGCGATGTACGCCTGGCAGGCCGGCGGCTCGCTGCTCTCCGCCGACGGCGCGTGGACCCTCGACACTCAGGCGATGGCCGACGCGATCGCCTACAACGCGTCGTTCTTCACCTCGGGCGCCGCCGACACCGCCGGGCCCACGTTCCTGGACGCGCAGCCGTACTTCGTCGCCGGCAAGACCGCCTCGATGATCACCGGCCCCTGGGTCATCGGGCAGCTCGACACCGCCGCGGGCAAGGCCGGCTGGACGGCGTCCCACGTCGCCACCGCGCCGCTGCCCGCCGGGGCCTCGGGCAGTACCTCCTTCTCCGCCGGAGGCAGCTGGGGTGTGCTCGCCGACAGCCCGAACGCGGACGCGTCGTGGAAGCTCATCCGCTACCTCTCCAAGCCGAGCACCCAGGTCGCCCAGTACAAGGCGTACAGCTCGCTGCCGGCCGTCGTCTCCGCCTGGGGCGACCCCGCCATCGCGGGCCAGCCGCTGCTGGACGCCTTCCTCGCGCAGCTGAAGAACACCCGGGCGTTCCCGCAGGTGAGCAACTGGCAGCAGGTCGCGACCCGGCTGGGCAAGGAGATGGAGGCCGTGGCCAAGGGCACCGAGACGGCCGCGAAGGCCGCGGCGAACGTCCAGTCGTACGCCGGCAGCCTCGGCACGGGTGCGGGGTGATCCGCGGATGACCACCACCCTGCCGGGTACGGCACGCAGGGCGCGTCGCTCCCGGGGCACCCGTCGGACGGCGGTCGCCTGGCTGTTCCTGGCGCCGTTCACGCTGGTGTTCCTGCTCTACACGGCGATCCCCGCCGCCGCCGCGCTCGGGTTCAGCCTCACCGACCTGCGGGGCATGGACCTGCGTCATCCGCTCGCGGTGGACTTCACCGGACTGCAGAACTTCCTCCGTCTGTTCCAGGACCGGACGTTCCTGCGGGACATCCAGAACACCGCCGTCTTCGTGGTCTTCGGTGTACCGCTGACCATGGGGATCGGATTCGCACTGGCCGTCGCGCTGAACTCCGGCATCCGGCGGATGCGCGGGGTGTTCCGCACCGTCTTCTTCGCGCCGGTGGTCACCAACGTCGTGGCCGTCGCACTCATCTGGCAGTACGCCTTCAACGCGGACGGCACCGTCAACAAGGTCCTCGGCGCCGTCGGCTTCGCCGGACCGAACTGGCTGGACGACCCGAACCTGGCCATGCCCGTGGTCGTCCTGCTGGGCGTCTGGCGCAACTTCGGCACCGCGATGGTGCTGTTCCTGGCCGGCCTGCAGGCGGTGCCGGAGGACGTCTACGAGGCCGCCGCCCTCGACGGGGCCGGCCGCTGGCGGCAACTGAGGCACATCACCCTGCCGTTGCTGCTGCCCACCACCCTCATGGTGTCGGTGCTGCTGACCGTCTTCTACCTGCAGGTGTTCGACGAGCCGTACCTGCTCACCAACGGCGGCCCGTTGGGCTCCACCGAATCGGTCTCGCTGTACACCTACCACCAGTTCGGGGCCGGCCAGTTGGGGATGGCCTCGGCCGCGTCCCTGGTGATGCTCCTGCTGGTGCTGCTGGTGAGCGTGGTCCAGTTCCGGCTGCTGCGGCCCCGCGCATGACCGTCCTCGCCGCGTCCTCGAAGGACGCCCACACGACCACCGACCGGATCGTCCTGCGCCGCGGGTCCGTGGCCCGCCCCGTGCTGTACGGCGCGCTGGTGCTGTGCGCACTGCTCACCATGCTGCCGTTCCTCTGGGTGATCAGCGGTTCGCTGCGCAGCCTCGACGAGATCCGCGCCGACCCCGGCGCCTGGCTCCCGCTCCATCTCACCTTCGACAACTTCGTCCGGCTGTTCCGGACCGAGGGTTTCGCCCGGTTCCTGACCAACAGCATCGTGGTGGCGACCATCGTGGTGGTCGGCAACATCGTGGCGGCGTCGGCCGCCGGCTACGCACTCGCGAAGTTCGAGTTCGCGGGCAGGCGGATCGCCTTCGGCGCGGTCATGGCGGCACTGATGGTGCCGTACACCACCGTGTTCGTCACGCAGTTCGTGATCACCGTCGACCTGGGCCTGGCGGACACCCTCACCGGTATCGCACTGCCCGGTGTGGCGCTGCCGATGTCGGTGTTCATCATGCGGCAGTACGCGCTGTCGATCCCCGACGAACTGCTCGAAGCGGCCCGGATCGACGGCGCCGGTGAGTTCCGGATCTTCTTCCGGATCTTCCTCCCGCTGGCCGGCCCCGCCGTCGCGACGATCACGATCATGTCCTTCCTCAGCTCGTGGAACAACTTCATCTGGCCGCTCATCGTCGCCCAGAGCACGTCCAGCTACACGCTGCCGGTGGGCCTGGCCGCCACCAGTCAGGCGGCGTCGCACGTCACCGACTACGGCTTGATGCTCGCCGGTGCGATCGTGGTGATGCTGCCGGTGCTGGTGCTCTTCCTGTTCCTGCAGCGCTACTTCGTGCAGGGCATCTCCGGATCGGGAATGCGGTGACCGCGATGGACCCACTCGACGCGCCCGGCGAGCCGACTGCTGTATCTGCTCCCGTGGGCACGGTCATCGGCCGTCGCGACGGCCGGGTACGGCGCTTTCTCGGCATCCCGTTCGCCGAAGCACCCACCGGAGCACGGCGGTTCGCCGCGCCGGTCCCCCGCAGCCGGTTCACCGAGCCCTTCGACGCGTCCCGGCACGGCGCCACCTCGCAGGCCGTGCCGCTGTTCGCCACGACCACCGTGCCGGAGCCGTCGGTACCGGGCGAGGACGTGCTGAACCTCGGCATCGTCGCCCCGGACTCCGGCGACGCCGGCGCGGCGTTCCCGGTCCTGGTGTGGATCCACGGCGGCGGCTTCCAGGCCGGGAGCCCGGCCAGTCCGTGGTACGACGGGCGCGCCTTCGCCCGCGACGGCGTCGTCTGCGTCACCGTCGGCTACCGGCTGGGCGTCGACGGATTCGCCCTGCTGGACGACGTGCCGCCGAACCTCGGGCTGCGTGACCTGCTGCTCGCCCTCGACTGGGTACAGCAGAACATCGCCGCCTTCGGCGGGGATCCGGACCGGGTCACCCTGGCCGGGCAGTCGGCCGGGGGCGCGGCGGTGCTGGCACTGCTCTCGTCACCCGAAGGCACCGGCCGCTTCCACCGCGCGGTCAGCCTGTCCGGCGGTCTCTTCGACGTAACCGCAGACAGCGCACGCGACTTCGTCGAACGGCTCGGGGAGAGGCTCGGCGTACCGCCGACGCGAGCCGGGTTCGGCAGCCGAACAGTGGCACAGCTCCAGCAGGGTGTCATCGACCTGCGGAGCGAGCGGGGCGACGACACGCTCGCGCTCGGGCCGATCGTCGGAGACGACATCCTGCCGGTGCCGTTCGCCGCCGGGCTCGCCGTGCACGGACACGGCATTCCGCTGCTGCTCGGCGCGACCGGCGACGAATTCGACGGCGCACCCACACCGGAACTCGCCGCGGCCCGAGCGGCCGGTACCCGCGTCACCGACACCCTGTTCCGCGGCGCCTGCACGCGCACAGCGGTGTCCCGTCGCGACGCCGCTGCCGGCACCTGGCTGTACTCCTTCGAATGGCCCTCCCCCGAGACCGGCGGCGCCACGCACTGCGTCGACCTCCCCTTCTTCTTCGACGTACTCGACGCGCCGGGCGTCGCCGAGGCACTCGGGCCCTACCCGCCCGCGGAACTGGCCACGGCGATGCACGCCGACCTGGTCGCGTTCGTCCACGGCCGGACGCCGACCTGGTCGAGGGCGACCGGGACGCCCGGCGATCCGGCCCGTGAATACGGCCGACCAGGCGCGGCGCTGGCGGCCGACACCACGGGCGTGTTCGATCCCGTAGTACCGGCCGACTCCGAGGCATGGAAGGCATGCTGATGACCGGGATGAATCAGAGTGCGGTCCGGCGGGTCAACACCGCGGTCATCCTCCGCGCGCTGGCGGTGTCGGCCGGGCCGATGACACTGACGGTGCTCGCCGAGCAGACCGACCTCTCCCGTCGGACCATCGAGGTCGTCCTGGACTCGCTCGTCACGGCGGGCTGGGTGAGCGAGCTCGATCGGGTGCCGACCAGCGGCTCCGCCGGGCGGCCCGCCCGGCGGTACGAACTACGGGCCGAGTACGCCCTGCTGGCGGCCGTGCGGATCACCACCCTGGACGCGTCCGCGGTCGTCGCCGACGTGCGGGGCCGCATCCTCGGCCGGGCGCACCGCCCGCTGCGCGCCTACCAGGATCCGGGTGCCACGCTCGATGACGCGGCGGCCCTGGTCCAGGAGGCGCTCAAGGACGCGGGCGGGTCGGCGGACCGGCTACGGGCCGGCGTGGTCGCGGGCGGCGGTGCGATCGACGACGACGGAGTCGTACGCCGCCTGGTGCACACGACCCGGTGGGAGGGTGTGCACCTGCCCGCGGAACTCACCCGGCGGATCCCCGTGCCCTGGTTCGCCGACAACGACTCCAACCTCGGTGCACTGGCCGAGCGTTGGCGGGGCGTGGCCGCCGACCACGACAACGTCGTGTGGGCGGTGCTCGGGAACCGGACCGGTCTGGGCATCCTCATCCGGGGCGCCGTGCACCGCGGACTCGACGGCGCCGCGGGCGAGATCGTCGAGGCGGAGTCGATGCCGACCGACTCGGTCGAGCACCGCCCGGTGGCCTGGCTCACCTCACCGGAACCGGACCGGCGGAGAGTCGCGCTGGAACGCTTCGACGCGGCCCGCGCCGGCGATGCGACCGCGCTCGCCGAGGTCGACGAGTTCGTCGCGAACATCGCCTCGATCCTCACCACCCTGTCGTGGACGGTGGCACCGTCGCTCATCGTGCTCGGCGGTGGTCTGGAGGACGCGGCCGACGTGCTGCTGCCCCGCGTCCGCGATGCATTGCACAAGGCCCGCACCCCCGCGGTCGAGCTGCGCGTCACCGGCCTGGGCCGCGACGCCCCGCTCATCGGCGCCGTCAAGCTGGCGCTCGACCGCATGGACACCGAGCTGTTCGGCCCGCTCGTCCCGAGCGCGTGACCGCACACAACACCTGGAGAGCCCCACCGTGACCGACACCACCCGCGCCGACGTGCTCATCGTCGGCAGCGGCATCATGGGATCCGTCGTGGCCCGACTGCTGCGCGAGTCCGATCCAGCCCTGGCGATCGCCATGGTCGACGGCGGCAGCGCCATCGGCACGGTCCCCGGCCTGCACCTGCACGACGTCGACGACCCCGTCCTCTGGTCGCGCCACAACGAACGGGCCGGCACCGGCATCCAGGGCATGTACACCGGCGCCGAGGTGGTCCGCGACGTCGCCGACCGCCTCACCGATCTCCCGCCCGGCATGGTCCACGCGCTCGCCCTCGGCGAGGACGCCGAGGCGATGCCCGCGACGGCGCTCGCCTGGAACGCGGGCGGCATGGGGGTGCACTGGACCGCCGCGACGCCGTGGCCCGCCGGGGACGAGGTCTTCGACTTCGGCGACCCGGCCCGCTGGGCGGCAGATCTCGCCACCGCGGCCCGGCTGCTCGCGGTCACGCCCTCCGCGATCGGCCCGACCGAGGCCGGCCGGATCGTGCTCGACGTCCTGCGCAGGCGCTTCGACGGCGTCGGACCCGACGACCGGCGGCCGCAGCCGATGCCCATGGCGGTCACCGCGACGGAATCGGGTCCCATGCCGCGCACCGCCCCCGGCACGATCTTCCCCGCGATCGCGACCGGCGCGGACCCGTCCTTCACCCTGGTCACCGGCACGCTCGCGACCTCGCTGATCGTCTCGGGCGGCCGGGTCGCCGGCGCCCGGCTGCGTCGTGTCGCCGACGGGGCCGAGTCGCAACTCCTGGCGGACGCCGTGGTGGTGTGCGCCGATGCGCTGCGCACCCCGCAGCTGCTGTTCGCCTCGGGCATCCGGCCCGAGGCGCTGGGCCGCTATCTCAACGAGCACGCGTTCATCACCGCCCGGGTGCTGCTCGACCTCGACCGGTTCGGCATCGACCTCGACTCCCTGCCGCTGCCCCGGGCCGGCGAGTTCAGCACCGACTCGCTCTGGCTGCCGCAGAACGGACCGGCGCAGCCGTTCCACGGTCAGATCATGAACCGGACCTTCGTGGACCAGGACGGCCGCCCGCTCGCGCACTCCGTGGGCCTCTCGCTGTACGCCCCCGTCGAGTCCCGCCCCGAGAACCGGCTGGTGTTCTCGGAGACCGCGACCGACCTGGCCGGAATGCCGCAGATCGGCGTCGAATTCGACTACTCCGACGCCGACCGCGCGCTGATCCGACAGGCACTCGACGAAGTCGGGGCTGTCGCCGAGGAATTCGGCTCGTTCGATCCCGCCGGCGAACGCGCGCTGCTCCCACCCGGTTCGTCGCTGCACCAGACCGGCACCGTCCGTTCCGGCGTCGTCGACGACGGCACCAGTGTGTGCGACCCGGACGGCCGGGTGTGGGGATTCGACAACCTGTACCTGGCCGGCAACGGCGTGATCCCCACGGCGATGGCCGCCAATGTCACCCTGACCGGCGCGGTGACCGCGGTACGGGCCGCCGCTGCCGTCGCCGCACACAACGCCCG encodes:
- the mptB gene encoding polyprenol phosphomannose-dependent alpha 1,6 mannosyltransferase MptB — encoded protein: MSVLGILLMALVGASAPNDHTVAVRLPLSVLPPLSASTSTLVMIAAIAAQALGLLGMLTAMGHGWRPGVPRLFAAGAAAVVLCSSLAPIGSADIASYAAYGRIAALGGDPYRLSPADLGGGYAQLVSPSWLHAPSVYGPLATWIQQAAAAVGGDRPWLTIWLLMLANAAAFLATGLLLVRVARDGSRAALLWVANPLLIGLLVAGGHLDTFVALLAAAALVVSKRVGSRRVVSWRADAWYRDATVGVLLGLACGLKVSTGLVVAGVVFALLLERAWARALRLSAAAALTVLVLYAGYGMHALTPLGAAAHLVSVPSLWQGVHLLGNSTVGGAVTDAVIGLAWPVVTVAVARWLRPRLPRATPLVLGIPFVLSLAWVLAAPWSMPWYTAVSWLCAAVLPRNALVGWLLAATTFLALMHNTGGRGWAW
- a CDS encoding MFS transporter, yielding MTSPLVDVAIIPGPRRPYAAPALAPAPGSVGRGPARSRRWAWLRHPVVAAVLLAATVQAGWALWLATNGGDMAAQYAWEQFAAAHPGSAYDLAWYGGMHPASYSVITPYLMAFLGVRATGVIAGTLAAALLARLLMRAAVPRPLLPALCGAVALACNTASGRITFAVGTLVALAAVLTVYETRGASRPRAAVAGLLGVVATLASPVDGLFLLAIAPALFLTGRRAAAVVLAAGPPLVVGVTALLFPFYGVQPYILLQLALVLATTLPLALLAPASWRAVRIGASTYALGNLFTVLIPSPIGSNVERLALLFGATLLLAAARAASGRRARALWIAFGIALSWQTIQPLTDIAVAAPAAGWTQYAKPLAAELTKLGAEQGRVEVVGTASHVEASSLASTVELARGWNRQADLTRNPLFYNGTLDDANYHAWLRNWAVDYVVLPDTGFYDYASTAESRIVASGQPWLDPVWSDAHWKVYRVADALPLADAPATVVDAGQVSLTLQMSAPGTVLVRIAWSPWLTVLGTGTGCLTPDGAWTRLTVQTPGIVHIGTAYALPRGTPCPEAATTDG
- a CDS encoding extracellular solute-binding protein, with the protein product MPDLSRRGALRLTAGMALSCTLAACGRGGATAAPTAAKSVDASPATGTISVWAPQGDANVLDSVIKPFKAQNPGVDVKFTLIPNAEYYTKLQAAIAAGKGPDVAQFFPESQAQFLDPSILQAVPSGLVDSGSFFRSLWDAGVAKGVAYTVPWYAYTYALVYRADLARKAGVKAPTRWAEMVPFFKALQGAGARHGLGADIGWDIFNGQDVAMYAWQAGGSLLSADGAWTLDTQAMADAIAYNASFFTSGAADTAGPTFLDAQPYFVAGKTASMITGPWVIGQLDTAAGKAGWTASHVATAPLPAGASGSTSFSAGGSWGVLADSPNADASWKLIRYLSKPSTQVAQYKAYSSLPAVVSAWGDPAIAGQPLLDAFLAQLKNTRAFPQVSNWQQVATRLGKEMEAVAKGTETAAKAAANVQSYAGSLGTGAG
- a CDS encoding sugar ABC transporter permease, which produces MTTTLPGTARRARRSRGTRRTAVAWLFLAPFTLVFLLYTAIPAAAALGFSLTDLRGMDLRHPLAVDFTGLQNFLRLFQDRTFLRDIQNTAVFVVFGVPLTMGIGFALAVALNSGIRRMRGVFRTVFFAPVVTNVVAVALIWQYAFNADGTVNKVLGAVGFAGPNWLDDPNLAMPVVVLLGVWRNFGTAMVLFLAGLQAVPEDVYEAAALDGAGRWRQLRHITLPLLLPTTLMVSVLLTVFYLQVFDEPYLLTNGGPLGSTESVSLYTYHQFGAGQLGMASAASLVMLLLVLLVSVVQFRLLRPRA
- a CDS encoding carbohydrate ABC transporter permease gives rise to the protein MTVLAASSKDAHTTTDRIVLRRGSVARPVLYGALVLCALLTMLPFLWVISGSLRSLDEIRADPGAWLPLHLTFDNFVRLFRTEGFARFLTNSIVVATIVVVGNIVAASAAGYALAKFEFAGRRIAFGAVMAALMVPYTTVFVTQFVITVDLGLADTLTGIALPGVALPMSVFIMRQYALSIPDELLEAARIDGAGEFRIFFRIFLPLAGPAVATITIMSFLSSWNNFIWPLIVAQSTSSYTLPVGLAATSQAASHVTDYGLMLAGAIVVMLPVLVLFLFLQRYFVQGISGSGMR
- a CDS encoding carboxylesterase family protein, with protein sequence MDPLDAPGEPTAVSAPVGTVIGRRDGRVRRFLGIPFAEAPTGARRFAAPVPRSRFTEPFDASRHGATSQAVPLFATTTVPEPSVPGEDVLNLGIVAPDSGDAGAAFPVLVWIHGGGFQAGSPASPWYDGRAFARDGVVCVTVGYRLGVDGFALLDDVPPNLGLRDLLLALDWVQQNIAAFGGDPDRVTLAGQSAGGAAVLALLSSPEGTGRFHRAVSLSGGLFDVTADSARDFVERLGERLGVPPTRAGFGSRTVAQLQQGVIDLRSERGDDTLALGPIVGDDILPVPFAAGLAVHGHGIPLLLGATGDEFDGAPTPELAAARAAGTRVTDTLFRGACTRTAVSRRDAAAGTWLYSFEWPSPETGGATHCVDLPFFFDVLDAPGVAEALGPYPPAELATAMHADLVAFVHGRTPTWSRATGTPGDPAREYGRPGAALAADTTGVFDPVVPADSEAWKAC
- a CDS encoding ROK family transcriptional regulator, with amino-acid sequence MLMTGMNQSAVRRVNTAVILRALAVSAGPMTLTVLAEQTDLSRRTIEVVLDSLVTAGWVSELDRVPTSGSAGRPARRYELRAEYALLAAVRITTLDASAVVADVRGRILGRAHRPLRAYQDPGATLDDAAALVQEALKDAGGSADRLRAGVVAGGGAIDDDGVVRRLVHTTRWEGVHLPAELTRRIPVPWFADNDSNLGALAERWRGVAADHDNVVWAVLGNRTGLGILIRGAVHRGLDGAAGEIVEAESMPTDSVEHRPVAWLTSPEPDRRRVALERFDAARAGDATALAEVDEFVANIASILTTLSWTVAPSLIVLGGGLEDAADVLLPRVRDALHKARTPAVELRVTGLGRDAPLIGAVKLALDRMDTELFGPLVPSA
- a CDS encoding GMC oxidoreductase, producing MTDTTRADVLIVGSGIMGSVVARLLRESDPALAIAMVDGGSAIGTVPGLHLHDVDDPVLWSRHNERAGTGIQGMYTGAEVVRDVADRLTDLPPGMVHALALGEDAEAMPATALAWNAGGMGVHWTAATPWPAGDEVFDFGDPARWAADLATAARLLAVTPSAIGPTEAGRIVLDVLRRRFDGVGPDDRRPQPMPMAVTATESGPMPRTAPGTIFPAIATGADPSFTLVTGTLATSLIVSGGRVAGARLRRVADGAESQLLADAVVVCADALRTPQLLFASGIRPEALGRYLNEHAFITARVLLDLDRFGIDLDSLPLPRAGEFSTDSLWLPQNGPAQPFHGQIMNRTFVDQDGRPLAHSVGLSLYAPVESRPENRLVFSETATDLAGMPQIGVEFDYSDADRALIRQALDEVGAVAEEFGSFDPAGERALLPPGSSLHQTGTVRSGVVDDGTSVCDPDGRVWGFDNLYLAGNGVIPTAMAANVTLTGAVTAVRAAAAVAAHNARGGAV